ATTCGTTCATCTGGCAGCCCCAGGTTTTAATTAGCAGTTTCTTACTCATTGTTTCGCTCGATCGTTAGTTTAAATTAAGGGAGCAAATTGCCCAGTGTGACAATGGACCATCTTGAATAGGTTTTTGATGGTGTTGATATCTCGCTTATTCGCGAGCGGCGTATTGTACTGCTTTAAAAACCGACTGACTAGTACTGGGGAGAAATCAGTGATAACCGTTATTGCATAAGGGATTTGACCATATTTGACTTGAGGTTTTTGGTTACATTTTAGTGATGAAAACGTACAATAAAAAATAGCTAAAGAATCAATATGATGAAGTACGAATTATGAGCGATTTTGATGTTGCCGTCATCGGTGGCGGGATGGTTGGAGCGGCAACTGCAATTGGCTTTGCCCAGCAAGGGCGACGTGTGGTTGTGGTTGAAGGTGTGGAACCTATGCCGTTTGCCATGGAACAACCGCTAGATATCAGAGTGTCGGCTATTTCTCAGCACTCGGTGGCCATTTTAGAGTCTCTTGGCGCTTGGCAGGCGATCGCCAACATGCGCGTTTGTCCTTACCGCCGCTTGGAAACTTGGGAACACCCTGAGTGTCGTACTCGTTTTCATTCCGATAGCCTCAATATGCAACAGCTGGGGTTTATTGTGGAAAACCGTTTGATTCAGCTCGGGCTATGGCAACAATTACATTCGTTTGACAACATCACGCTTCATTGCCCCGACAGGCTTGAATCGATTGAGTTTGCAGAGGTGAATCGCGTCACTTTAGCCTCGGGAGGGTCGTTGACTGCCAAGTTAGTGGTTGGCGCAGACGGGGCTAATTCTAAAGTGCGTCAATTAGCACGGATCGGCATCACTGCTTGGGACTACCGTCAGCACTGTATGCTAATTAATGTGGAAACAGAGCGCGAACAACAGGACATTACCTGGCAGCAGTTTACTCCATCCGGACCACGTTCGTTTTTACCACTGAGCTCATTGCAAAAAGAGGGGCAATGGGTCGGGCAAGGTTCTTTGGTCTGGTACGATTCCCCGAAGCGTATTCGTCAGCTCTCTGCGATGTCTTTAGCGCAATTACGCCAAGAGATTCTAGCGGGGTTCCCTCAAGAGCTGGGTGATATCAAAGTGTTGCAGCATGGCTCGTTCCCTTTAACTAGGCGCCACGCTCAGCGCTATTGGCGTCATAACTGCGTGCTGGTTGGCGATGCCGCGCACACCATTAACCCGCTTGCAGGCCAAGGGGTGAATCTCGGCTTCAAGGATGTCGAGGCCTTACTTGATGTGTGTGACGGGGAAAATGAGCTTAATCAACAGACGCTGGCGAACTATGAAAAACGCAGACGTCCAGATAACTTGTTAATGCAGTCAGGAATGGATCTGTTCTATAAAGGGTTTAGCAATGATATTGCACCAGTGAAGTTGGTGCGCAATGCAGCGCTTAAGTTCGCGGAACACAGCCCGCTTAAGACTCAAGTCCTTAAGTACGCTTTAGGTTTATAAAATCAATTACACCAGTCGATTTGTGCTGATTGCTATACAACAAAAAAACGCAGCCATAGGCTGCGTTTTCTTATGCGGTACTAAGTGAGTTTACTTAGTGACGCGTAGTACTGGCGTTTCACCAACAACAACAGAACCAGAAAGCTTGTTCAGCTCTTTGATTTCGTCCATGTTTGAGATAACAACAGGAGTCAAAGTCGACTTCGCTTTTTCTTCTAGAAGTGCTAGATCGAATTCGATGATAGTGTCACCCGCTTTAACTGATTGACCTTCTTCAGCGATGCGCGTGAAGCCTTCGCCTTTTAGCTCAACAGTATCGATACCGAAGTGAACAAACAGTTCAACGCCATCGTCAGATTCGATAGAAAACGCGTGGTTGGTTTCGAAAATCTTACCAATTGTACCGTTAACAGGAGCTACCATCTTGTTGCCAGCAGGCTTGATAGCGATACCATCACCAACGATTTTCTCAGCGAAAACAACATCTGGCACATCTTCGATGTTTACGATTTCACCAGAAAGAGGTGCGATGATTTCGATTGCACCCGCGTCAGCGCTGTCGTCAGATACTAGCTTCTTAAGTTTGTCAAACAGACCCATTGTGTCATGCTCCTAACGTTTTAATTTAATTCTGTCGAATTATAGTATACCAATCTCTCGAGATAGACGACAAATTTCGCCGCCTATCTTATTGGAATTAACTGATTATTGAGTTTTCTCTGCGATGAATTTTTCTACTACAGCTTCAATTTCTGCTGCTGTTGGTAGAGATAGCGCGTGTTCTGCCATCGCTTTCACTTCTGCGAAGTTAGAGTTGCGAATCACTTTCTTCACTTTAGGGATAGAAATACCGCTCATAGAGAACTCATCTAGGCCCATACCTAGCAGAAGTAGTGTTGCACGCTCATCACCTGCAAGCTCACCACACATACCCGTCCATTTACCTTCAGCGTGCGAAGCGTCGATAACTTGCTTGATCACTGTAAGTACTGCTGGAGATAGTGGGTTGTATAGGTGAGAAATCATCTCGTTACCACGGTCTACTGCGAGTGTGTACTGAGTCAGGTCGTTAGTGCCGATAGAGAAGAAGGCCACTTCTTTTGCAAGGTGCGGTGCGATAGCAGCGGCTGCTGGTGTCTCAACCATTACACCGATTTCGATCTCTTCGTCGAATGCATGGCCTTCAGCACGTAGTTCTGCTTTGTACTCTTCGATCGCTTGTTTTAGCTCGCGAATTTCTTCGACAGAGATGATCATTGGGAACATGATACGTAGCTTACCGTGTGCAGACGCACGCAGAATACCACGCAACTGGTCACGGAGGATTTCACGACGGTCCAAGCTGATACGTACAGCACGCCAGCCCAGGAACGGGTTCATCTCTTGTGGCAAGTCCATGTATGGAAGATCTTTGTCACCACCGATATCCATAGTTCGGATGATCACTGATTCCCCGTTCATTGCTTCAGCAACTTCTTTGTACGCTTGGTACTGTTCTTCTTCAGTTGGCAGCGCGTCACGATCCATGAATAGGAACTCAGTACGGTATAGGCCAACGCCTTCACCGCCGTTACGCAGGATACCGTCACAGTCTTTCACTGTACCGATGTTACCGCAAACTTCTACGCGGTGACCGTCTAGCGTCTCAGCGTGCAGATCTTTCAGCTTGGCAAGCTCTTCTTTTTCAGCAAGGAACGCCGCTTTAACAGCTTTTGCTTCTTCGAGTTCAGCTTCAGATGGATTGATAACGATCTTGTTGTTCATCGCATCAAGAATCAGCATGTCGCCGTTCTTAACTTGTTTAGTGATGTCGTTAGTACCAACGATAGCTGGAAGCTCAAGAGAACGAGCCATGATAGAAGTGTGAGAAGTACGACCGCCGATGTCACAAGCAAAACCTAGCACGTAATCAAGGTTGATCTGGGCAGTTTCAGATGGAGTCAGGTCGTAAGCAACTAGGATAACTTCTTGGTCAATATCGCTTAGAGAAACGATGTTGATGCCTAGTGCGTTTTTCACAAAACGTGAGCCGATGTCGCGGATGTCGGTCGCACGTTCTTTCAAATATTCGTCGTCTAGAGATTCTAGAGCTGATGCTTGCTCTTCGATAACGGTGTAAATCGCGTTATCGGCGTGCATCTTGTCATTTTTGATCAGTGCTAGGATTTCTTCCTCTAGCTCTTCGTCTTCAAGAAGCATAATGTGACCTTCAAAGATCGCTTCTTTTTCTTCACCGAAGGTTTCAAGTGCTTTCTGCTTGATAGTTTCGAGTTGAGCCGCTGACTTGTTACGTGCGTCGAAGAAACGTGCAACT
The sequence above is drawn from the Vibrio sinaloensis genome and encodes:
- a CDS encoding 2-octaprenyl-3-methyl-6-methoxy-1,4-benzoquinol hydroxylase — encoded protein: MSDFDVAVIGGGMVGAATAIGFAQQGRRVVVVEGVEPMPFAMEQPLDIRVSAISQHSVAILESLGAWQAIANMRVCPYRRLETWEHPECRTRFHSDSLNMQQLGFIVENRLIQLGLWQQLHSFDNITLHCPDRLESIEFAEVNRVTLASGGSLTAKLVVGADGANSKVRQLARIGITAWDYRQHCMLINVETEREQQDITWQQFTPSGPRSFLPLSSLQKEGQWVGQGSLVWYDSPKRIRQLSAMSLAQLRQEILAGFPQELGDIKVLQHGSFPLTRRHAQRYWRHNCVLVGDAAHTINPLAGQGVNLGFKDVEALLDVCDGENELNQQTLANYEKRRRPDNLLMQSGMDLFYKGFSNDIAPVKLVRNAALKFAEHSPLKTQVLKYALGL
- the crr gene encoding PTS glucose transporter subunit IIA; this encodes MGLFDKLKKLVSDDSADAGAIEIIAPLSGEIVNIEDVPDVVFAEKIVGDGIAIKPAGNKMVAPVNGTIGKIFETNHAFSIESDDGVELFVHFGIDTVELKGEGFTRIAEEGQSVKAGDTIIEFDLALLEEKAKSTLTPVVISNMDEIKELNKLSGSVVVGETPVLRVTK
- the ptsI gene encoding phosphoenolpyruvate-protein phosphotransferase PtsI; the protein is MISGILASPGIAIGKALLLQEDEIVLNTNTISDDQVEAEVARFFDARNKSAAQLETIKQKALETFGEEKEAIFEGHIMLLEDEELEEEILALIKNDKMHADNAIYTVIEEQASALESLDDEYLKERATDIRDIGSRFVKNALGINIVSLSDIDQEVILVAYDLTPSETAQINLDYVLGFACDIGGRTSHTSIMARSLELPAIVGTNDITKQVKNGDMLILDAMNNKIVINPSEAELEEAKAVKAAFLAEKEELAKLKDLHAETLDGHRVEVCGNIGTVKDCDGILRNGGEGVGLYRTEFLFMDRDALPTEEEQYQAYKEVAEAMNGESVIIRTMDIGGDKDLPYMDLPQEMNPFLGWRAVRISLDRREILRDQLRGILRASAHGKLRIMFPMIISVEEIRELKQAIEEYKAELRAEGHAFDEEIEIGVMVETPAAAAIAPHLAKEVAFFSIGTNDLTQYTLAVDRGNEMISHLYNPLSPAVLTVIKQVIDASHAEGKWTGMCGELAGDERATLLLLGMGLDEFSMSGISIPKVKKVIRNSNFAEVKAMAEHALSLPTAAEIEAVVEKFIAEKTQ